Proteins co-encoded in one Paracrocinitomix mangrovi genomic window:
- a CDS encoding MmcQ/YjbR family DNA-binding protein, which yields MNIEEFREYCLQKKGITEETPFGPDVLVFKVMGKMFALCGIEDFTYINLKCDPDRAIELREQYNAIKPGYHMNKQLWNSVYVNDDVADQMVYELTDHSYDLIVASLTKKLQKELEGMN from the coding sequence ATGAACATAGAAGAATTCAGAGAATATTGTTTACAAAAGAAGGGCATCACTGAAGAAACTCCTTTTGGACCGGATGTGCTTGTGTTTAAAGTAATGGGTAAGATGTTTGCCTTGTGCGGTATTGAGGATTTCACCTATATCAACTTAAAATGCGATCCGGATAGGGCCATTGAATTAAGAGAGCAATACAATGCCATTAAGCCGGGTTATCACATGAATAAACAATTGTGGAATTCTGTCTACGTAAATGATGATGTAGCTGATCAAATGGTTTATGAACTTACGGATCATTCATATGATTTGATTGTGGCTTCGCTTACCAAAAAATTACAGAAAGAGTTGGAGGGAATGAATTGA
- a CDS encoding YgiQ family radical SAM protein, giving the protein MEDKRSLTDWLPITKKELQYHGWEELDVIIVSGDAYVDHPAFGPAVIGRIVQSEGLRVGIIPQPNWQDDLRDFKKFGKPKLFFGVTSGCMDSMVNHYTASKRKRSTDSYTPGGEAGFRPDYATTVYSKILKDLYPDVPVVIGGIEASLRRVTHYDYWADKLFPSILEDSGADMLVYGMGEQPLREILQLLKKGVPFDSLRTTPQTAFLQAKSEEIPKNKNWEDVAIASHEDCLKDKLKYAANFKVVEVESNKLIARRISQEIGDKRLVINPPYPTMTEKEIDASFDLPYTRLPHPKYNKRGAIPAYDMIKFSINMHRGCFGGCSFCTISAHQGKFIASRSEKSILKEVDEVVNHPEFKGYISDLGGPSANMYKMKGIDESICEKCVSPSCIHPVICSNLDTTHKPLTEIYKKVDAHPKVKKAFVGSGIRYDLLVNDYNKQLQADDAEEYMEELITNHISGRLKVAPEHTADDTLRVMRKPSFKYFHKFKEAYDRIQKKHGLNQPLIPYFISSHPGCKEEDMANLAAETKDMGFKLEQVQDFTPTPMTVATVIYYAGVHPYTLKPTFVPKTEKEKKDQHRFFFWYKKENKQWVKDKLLGSGNQELYDKLTAGQHQGQQKEVPKWLQEKRKQHKKKR; this is encoded by the coding sequence ATGGAAGATAAACGATCACTCACCGATTGGCTCCCAATCACCAAAAAAGAATTGCAATATCACGGCTGGGAAGAGCTAGATGTGATTATTGTTTCTGGTGATGCCTATGTTGATCATCCGGCATTTGGTCCGGCAGTGATTGGTCGTATCGTTCAAAGTGAGGGTTTAAGAGTAGGTATCATTCCACAACCAAACTGGCAGGACGATCTGAGAGACTTTAAAAAATTTGGTAAACCTAAACTGTTTTTTGGAGTTACTTCAGGATGCATGGATTCTATGGTGAATCATTACACTGCATCTAAAAGAAAAAGATCTACTGATTCATATACTCCTGGAGGTGAAGCCGGATTTAGACCGGATTATGCTACCACAGTTTATTCCAAAATCCTCAAGGATTTATATCCTGATGTACCGGTTGTTATTGGGGGAATTGAAGCTTCATTAAGAAGAGTTACTCATTATGATTATTGGGCGGACAAACTTTTCCCATCTATTTTAGAAGACAGTGGTGCTGATATGTTGGTGTACGGAATGGGAGAGCAGCCTTTAAGAGAAATCTTACAACTGCTTAAAAAAGGTGTGCCGTTTGATTCATTGCGAACCACACCGCAAACTGCATTTTTGCAAGCTAAATCTGAAGAGATACCAAAAAACAAAAACTGGGAAGATGTAGCAATTGCTTCACATGAAGATTGTTTGAAAGACAAACTGAAGTATGCTGCCAATTTCAAAGTGGTTGAGGTAGAATCTAACAAGCTTATTGCACGAAGAATTTCGCAAGAAATTGGAGATAAAAGATTGGTAATAAATCCGCCTTACCCAACCATGACCGAGAAAGAAATTGATGCTTCGTTTGATTTACCATATACAAGATTACCGCATCCTAAATACAACAAAAGAGGAGCGATTCCGGCATATGATATGATTAAATTCTCTATCAATATGCACAGGGGTTGTTTTGGGGGATGTAGTTTTTGTACCATTTCTGCTCATCAAGGAAAATTCATTGCCAGCAGATCCGAAAAATCAATTTTAAAGGAGGTAGATGAGGTGGTAAATCACCCCGAGTTTAAAGGGTATATCTCAGATCTTGGAGGTCCATCTGCCAATATGTACAAGATGAAAGGGATTGACGAAAGCATTTGTGAAAAGTGTGTAAGTCCATCATGTATTCATCCGGTAATTTGCTCTAATTTAGATACTACGCACAAGCCTTTAACTGAGATTTACAAAAAGGTTGACGCGCATCCAAAAGTGAAAAAAGCATTTGTTGGTTCAGGAATCAGATATGATTTATTGGTGAATGATTACAACAAACAACTCCAGGCTGATGATGCTGAGGAGTATATGGAAGAATTGATTACTAATCATATCTCTGGAAGGTTAAAAGTGGCACCTGAACATACTGCAGACGATACTTTACGCGTAATGCGTAAACCATCCTTCAAATACTTTCACAAGTTCAAAGAAGCTTATGATCGCATTCAGAAAAAACATGGACTCAATCAGCCTTTAATTCCTTATTTTATTTCATCACATCCGGGATGTAAAGAAGAGGATATGGCAAACTTGGCTGCAGAAACCAAGGACATGGGATTCAAGTTGGAGCAAGTACAGGACTTTACCCCAACGCCAATGACAGTAGCTACTGTGATCTATTATGCAGGTGTTCATCCATATACCTTGAAACCAACTTTTGTTCCTAAAACAGAAAAAGAAAAGAAAGATCAACACCGCTTTTTCTTCTGGTATAAAAAGGAGAACAAACAGTGGGTAAAAGACAAATTATTAGGATCTGGCAATCAGGAATTGTACGATAAATTAACGGCCGGACAACATCAAGGTCAGCAAAAAGAAGTACCAAAGTGGTTGCAAGAAAAGAGAAAGCAGCACAAAAAGAAAAGGTGA
- a CDS encoding DUF3592 domain-containing protein yields the protein MNKIAYYLIPLSVFAIGFYFFAWPLINSAQLYTKGITIQSECIAVEYKLEDDMFPTDESSDPALNVHRESEQSYPTLQFNLDDAKYVVKMNEPAVKNSAQIAVGDKIEILVDPKNPENVIYKNLGQSIVMPAIIFSLFLLATFFISRYIYKM from the coding sequence ATGAACAAGATTGCTTACTACCTCATACCTCTATCAGTTTTCGCAATTGGTTTTTACTTTTTTGCCTGGCCATTAATTAATTCGGCTCAATTATATACCAAAGGAATAACAATTCAATCTGAATGTATTGCCGTTGAATACAAACTGGAAGATGATATGTTTCCTACTGATGAATCAAGTGATCCAGCTTTAAATGTTCATAGAGAAAGTGAGCAATCATATCCCACTTTGCAGTTTAATCTAGATGATGCAAAATATGTAGTTAAAATGAACGAACCTGCAGTAAAAAATAGTGCACAAATAGCAGTAGGTGATAAAATTGAAATTCTTGTTGATCCAAAAAATCCTGAAAACGTGATTTACAAAAATTTGGGTCAATCAATTGTTATGCCGGCAATTATATTTTCTCTGTTCTTATTGGCTACCTTTTTTATCAGTCGTTATATTTATAAAATGTAA
- a CDS encoding SUMF1/EgtB/PvdO family nonheme iron enzyme — MKPKILLSILLVYSAVSFAQKKSIGIHVDVLGAKNDYCRYYHPIEGVYEISDSLLEFDKKQLKKLKGLHLIQPIGLVENKSHIQANSLRYHIDPNDLLYVNWGIGRADSAAKYALLDSFAQVSESVRKEKYQQLVMDYFNPFFIKRHEVTNYEYREFVFWVRDSLFREEIYKCDSIPKMERLAMLDIPDEVRKYGIMDEGGDTKYEDFDPFISRGIYSFKQDINLPKMIEKYPFLKDSLRKFYLDPNERWFKRREIDVKQFKYKYYTIELSKGKDLTQNRGRYILEHSIPVYPDTLVWVKGYMHEWNDAFTNMYFWHPAYDNYPVVGISYEQALAFCDWKEKMLRLEHPEIFRYSSLGLPRLYEYEWALMEGKSYDLASNIQDNHILTDLDLGVNKERAKLIEKKDSLYNFYTNKVWMPCDETDPKCRKQLKLLLKRFEKHAKYNKIEELMKMRAYQNHLINNVDFLSNNVSEWMDEDFKSNYQELAEAYLNYNCLVSVEYCEDQRNIDYRKIRQNDQEGKLILGSNWFDERYENVYGVNVAGIHAKTFQHPDSSFSTVGFRYVIRLKPTYYTWNY, encoded by the coding sequence ATGAAACCCAAAATCCTTTTATCAATTTTACTAGTTTATAGTGCGGTGAGTTTTGCTCAGAAAAAATCTATTGGAATCCATGTAGATGTATTAGGAGCTAAGAATGATTATTGCAGATATTATCATCCCATTGAAGGAGTTTATGAGATAAGCGATTCCCTACTTGAATTTGACAAAAAACAACTTAAAAAGTTAAAAGGACTTCATCTGATTCAGCCAATAGGCCTGGTAGAAAACAAATCTCATATTCAGGCTAATAGCTTGAGGTATCATATTGACCCCAATGATCTGTTGTATGTTAATTGGGGAATTGGCAGGGCAGATTCTGCTGCTAAATATGCTCTTTTGGATTCATTTGCGCAAGTTTCAGAAAGTGTCAGAAAAGAGAAGTACCAACAGCTTGTGATGGATTATTTCAATCCCTTTTTTATCAAACGCCACGAAGTAACTAATTATGAATATCGTGAGTTTGTTTTTTGGGTAAGGGATTCTTTGTTTAGAGAAGAGATTTATAAGTGCGATTCAATTCCTAAAATGGAAAGATTGGCTATGCTTGACATTCCGGATGAGGTGAGGAAGTATGGAATTATGGACGAAGGAGGAGATACAAAGTACGAGGATTTTGATCCTTTTATTTCAAGAGGAATTTATTCATTCAAGCAAGATATTAATTTGCCAAAAATGATTGAAAAATATCCTTTTTTGAAAGACAGTTTGAGAAAGTTTTATTTGGATCCAAATGAACGCTGGTTTAAAAGAAGAGAAATAGATGTTAAGCAATTTAAGTACAAGTACTACACCATTGAATTATCAAAAGGAAAAGATTTAACTCAAAATAGAGGTAGGTATATACTTGAACACTCAATTCCGGTTTACCCAGACACATTGGTTTGGGTGAAAGGATATATGCATGAATGGAATGACGCATTTACCAATATGTATTTTTGGCATCCGGCTTATGACAATTATCCGGTAGTAGGAATTTCATACGAACAAGCGTTGGCATTTTGTGATTGGAAAGAGAAAATGTTAAGACTTGAACATCCTGAAATTTTCAGGTATTCTTCTTTGGGCCTACCTCGTCTTTACGAATATGAATGGGCTTTGATGGAAGGCAAATCCTACGATTTGGCCAGCAATATTCAAGACAATCACATTTTGACAGATCTGGATTTGGGCGTTAATAAGGAAAGAGCAAAATTGATTGAAAAGAAAGACAGCTTGTATAACTTCTACACCAATAAAGTATGGATGCCGTGTGATGAAACTGACCCCAAATGTAGAAAACAGTTAAAACTGTTGCTAAAGCGATTTGAGAAACACGCCAAGTATAATAAAATTGAAGAATTGATGAAGATGAGGGCGTATCAAAATCACCTAATCAACAATGTTGATTTTTTATCTAACAATGTTTCAGAATGGATGGATGAAGATTTTAAATCCAATTATCAGGAATTAGCAGAAGCTTATCTGAATTATAATTGCCTGGTTAGTGTAGAGTATTGTGAAGATCAACGAAATATTGATTACAGAAAAATCAGACAAAATGATCAGGAAGGAAAGTTAATATTGGGATCTAATTGGTTTGATGAAAGGTATGAAAATGTTTACGGTGTTAATGTTGCCGGAATTCACGCCAAGACATTCCAACATCCTGACTCCTCATTTAGTACAGTTGGATTTAGATACGTCATCAGGCTTAAACCAACATATTATACCTGGAATTACTAA
- a CDS encoding PfkB family carbohydrate kinase: MSLITVGSVAFDAIETPFGKTDKIIGGAGTYIALSSSYFTNDQKIISVVGDDFPNETLADLKSRGVDIEGIQIKQGEKTFFWSGKYHNDMNSRDTLVTELNVLENFDPIVPDSYQGSDFLMLGNLAPAVQKSVIERLQNRPKLIAMDTMNFWMDIAWDDLMETLKLVDVLIINDEEARQMSKEYSLVRAAKVIMAMGPKYLIIKKGEHGALLFEGEKIFYAPALPLEEVFDPTGAGDTFAGGFIGYLARTGDISFDNMKSAVIAGSAMASFCVEKFGTERLMNLSQDEIYNRIMEFVNLVNFDMEQVM, encoded by the coding sequence ATGAGTTTAATTACAGTAGGAAGTGTGGCGTTTGATGCCATTGAAACACCTTTTGGTAAAACAGACAAGATTATTGGGGGAGCCGGAACGTATATCGCGCTTTCATCATCATATTTTACAAATGATCAAAAAATCATTTCTGTTGTTGGAGACGATTTTCCAAATGAAACTTTGGCAGATCTTAAAAGCAGAGGAGTAGATATTGAAGGAATTCAAATCAAACAAGGAGAAAAAACTTTCTTCTGGTCGGGTAAATATCACAATGATATGAATTCAAGAGATACGCTTGTAACTGAATTAAACGTATTGGAAAACTTTGACCCAATTGTTCCGGATAGCTATCAGGGATCTGACTTCTTGATGTTAGGCAACCTGGCTCCTGCAGTTCAAAAATCTGTTATTGAAAGATTACAAAACAGACCTAAGTTGATTGCAATGGATACCATGAATTTCTGGATGGATATTGCTTGGGATGACTTAATGGAAACTTTGAAGTTAGTTGATGTATTGATCATCAATGATGAAGAAGCCAGACAAATGAGTAAAGAATACTCGTTGGTTAGAGCAGCTAAAGTGATTATGGCAATGGGTCCTAAATACCTGATCATTAAAAAAGGTGAGCATGGAGCGTTGTTGTTTGAAGGTGAAAAAATCTTTTACGCACCAGCATTACCGCTTGAAGAAGTATTTGATCCAACAGGAGCAGGTGACACATTTGCAGGCGGATTTATTGGATATTTAGCAAGAACTGGCGATATTTCATTTGACAATATGAAAAGTGCAGTAATTGCAGGATCGGCTATGGCTTCTTTTTGTGTTGAAAAATTTGGAACAGAGAGATTGATGAATCTTTCTCAAGACGAGATTTATAATAGAATTATGGAATTTGTCAACCTTGTGAACTTTGATATGGAGCAGGTGATGTAA
- a CDS encoding sulfatase-like hydrolase/transferase has product MRQKLIYILSCLALIGCSVSSTSKIWKIEWDQQKLAQKQLFLDQNSKVKNENNRPNVILIMADDLGKYEVSAYGAEHISTPNIDQIGEEGVLFNDAYVTAPICAPSRAAILTGQYQQRYGFETQPMDFYPSNFIEYNRGKKAKFLGDWKLVTPPSYPREWEIAKQGIPQTEINLAEVMSASGYHTGIIGKWHLGQGKEQVPNKRGFTYQYGFYGAFSLYTPSQKTPGYQSYIQDDMSAEHQWNMKRHETAAIRENGKVVKEEDYLTFAIRDKAIDFLEENKDTNFFLYVPFNAPHVPFQAPQAYFDQFSHVKDTNKRVYLAMIKALDDAIGDIHNKIKNLGLEENTIIYFISDNGGASYTGATDNGPLKGGKITHFEGGINVPFMMKWKGKIPAGTKFVHPVSGMDIFTTTIKNCHVNWPENRPLDGVDLIPFILGTDKTKPHEVLYWRTDHIQAIQSEKWKLILSTRDNWMHLYDLENDISERFDLKSTQPQRLEKLQSLFEEWNKELPIKPLWPRLMDRKFDIDSASYYFPA; this is encoded by the coding sequence ATGAGGCAGAAGCTGATCTATATATTGAGCTGTTTAGCACTGATTGGGTGTTCTGTTTCTAGTACAAGTAAAATCTGGAAAATTGAATGGGATCAACAAAAGTTGGCCCAGAAACAACTTTTTCTGGATCAAAATTCCAAAGTCAAAAACGAAAATAACCGGCCCAATGTCATCCTTATTATGGCGGATGATTTAGGAAAATACGAAGTTTCAGCTTACGGAGCCGAGCATATTTCAACACCCAATATTGACCAAATTGGAGAGGAAGGTGTGCTATTTAATGATGCTTACGTAACTGCTCCTATTTGTGCTCCTTCAAGGGCTGCAATATTAACCGGTCAATACCAACAGAGATATGGTTTTGAAACCCAACCAATGGATTTTTATCCTTCCAATTTTATTGAATACAACCGTGGTAAAAAGGCTAAATTTTTAGGTGATTGGAAATTAGTTACTCCTCCATCATACCCTCGTGAATGGGAAATTGCCAAACAAGGAATCCCACAAACTGAAATCAACCTGGCTGAAGTAATGAGTGCTTCTGGGTACCACACCGGCATCATTGGTAAATGGCATTTGGGACAAGGAAAAGAGCAAGTACCAAACAAAAGAGGCTTCACTTACCAATATGGTTTTTACGGTGCTTTCTCTTTATATACTCCTAGTCAAAAAACGCCGGGATATCAAAGCTACATTCAGGATGACATGAGTGCAGAACATCAGTGGAACATGAAAAGGCATGAAACTGCCGCCATTAGAGAAAATGGAAAAGTTGTGAAAGAAGAAGACTATTTGACTTTTGCTATAAGAGATAAAGCTATTGATTTTTTAGAAGAAAATAAAGACACCAACTTTTTTCTTTATGTCCCTTTCAATGCGCCACATGTTCCCTTTCAAGCACCACAGGCCTATTTTGATCAATTTTCACATGTTAAGGACACCAATAAAAGAGTATATCTGGCCATGATTAAAGCATTGGATGATGCCATTGGAGACATCCACAACAAGATTAAAAATCTGGGGCTAGAAGAAAACACCATTATTTATTTTATCTCAGATAATGGAGGAGCTTCTTACACCGGCGCAACAGATAACGGACCCCTTAAAGGAGGGAAAATCACTCATTTTGAAGGGGGAATTAATGTGCCTTTTATGATGAAATGGAAAGGAAAAATTCCGGCCGGAACCAAGTTTGTACATCCGGTTTCCGGAATGGATATCTTCACCACAACAATTAAAAACTGTCATGTAAATTGGCCGGAAAATAGGCCTTTAGATGGTGTAGATTTAATTCCATTTATATTGGGAACTGACAAAACTAAGCCCCACGAAGTACTTTATTGGAGAACAGACCACATTCAAGCCATTCAATCTGAAAAATGGAAATTGATTTTAAGTACGCGCGATAATTGGATGCATTTGTATGATTTGGAAAACGATATTTCAGAAAGATTTGATTTAAAAAGTACACAACCACAACGTTTAGAAAAACTGCAATCATTATTTGAAGAATGGAACAAAGAATTACCTATTAAACCTCTTTGGCCTAGATTAATGGACAGAAAATTCGATATTGATAGTGCCAGCTACTATTTTCCTGCATAA
- a CDS encoding GNAT family N-acetyltransferase has translation MQIDFESERFIMRRITEDDVQDFFELDSDPEVHKYLGNEPVSSLHQSAKMINDVLAQYEKFGIGRSAIIDRETNDFIGWGGIKYETLPFNKMNGYHDIGYRLKQKYWGNGIATEVSIAALKYGFEELKLERICGGAEVGNIASNKILEKIGLTFINQFYIDDLLHNWFEIGAEEWEKIN, from the coding sequence ATGCAGATTGATTTTGAAAGCGAGCGATTTATAATGCGCCGAATAACGGAAGATGACGTTCAGGATTTTTTTGAACTTGATTCAGACCCGGAAGTTCATAAATACCTAGGAAACGAACCTGTTAGTAGTTTACATCAATCTGCCAAAATGATCAATGATGTGTTAGCTCAATACGAGAAATTTGGAATAGGCAGATCAGCTATTATTGACCGTGAGACAAATGATTTTATTGGATGGGGAGGAATAAAATACGAGACTTTACCATTTAACAAGATGAACGGTTATCACGACATTGGATATCGTTTAAAGCAAAAATATTGGGGAAATGGTATAGCTACAGAAGTATCCATTGCTGCATTGAAATACGGATTTGAAGAGTTGAAACTTGAGCGGATTTGTGGAGGTGCAGAAGTGGGAAATATTGCTTCCAACAAAATTCTAGAGAAAATTGGATTAACTTTTATCAATCAATTTTACATTGACGATTTACTTCACAATTGGTTTGAGATTGGGGCTGAGGAATGGGAGAAAATAAACTAA
- a CDS encoding carboxypeptidase-like regulatory domain-containing protein, whose translation MKKSYIIMMASVLMMSCSKETEFDINTMDQDQAALGNVEVKLFGSYEGWLAENSPAYTFTSDANGKINVTEKVTSGNYWIWAEKGDYSSWIGTTSSETVPKITVEKGEIVNFDVTLNENYHQYLAGEKWKLVDYVNSSGTSFWNAMGSCYQDDFLEFNRDMTFYFDGGDEVCTGWPQKQDLPIDIVKSASDKVEMQYFGPCYKLNSTIHTDPDGFSWNFYLQDESASTQYIIMSYDTTAVLNLIFEKAL comes from the coding sequence ATGAAAAAGTCTTATATAATAATGATGGCATCTGTGTTAATGATGTCATGTTCAAAAGAAACCGAGTTTGATATAAACACAATGGATCAAGATCAAGCAGCACTTGGAAATGTAGAAGTAAAGCTTTTTGGTTCATATGAGGGATGGTTAGCAGAAAATTCACCTGCTTATACATTTACTTCAGATGCAAACGGAAAAATCAATGTCACTGAAAAAGTAACTTCCGGGAACTATTGGATTTGGGCAGAAAAAGGTGATTATTCTAGTTGGATTGGCACTACAAGTAGTGAAACAGTCCCAAAAATCACAGTAGAAAAAGGAGAAATTGTAAACTTTGATGTTACACTCAATGAAAATTATCATCAGTATCTGGCCGGTGAAAAATGGAAGTTGGTTGATTATGTAAACAGCAGTGGAACTTCATTTTGGAATGCAATGGGTTCATGTTATCAAGACGATTTTCTTGAATTTAACAGAGACATGACATTTTATTTTGACGGTGGAGATGAAGTTTGTACAGGTTGGCCTCAAAAACAGGATCTTCCTATAGATATAGTAAAGTCTGCTTCAGACAAAGTTGAAATGCAATACTTTGGACCTTGCTATAAGTTGAATAGTACAATTCATACAGATCCGGATGGTTTTTCATGGAATTTTTACTTACAAGATGAATCAGCTAGCACGCAATACATCATCATGTCATATGACACTACAGCAGTTTTGAACTTAATCTTTGAGAAAGCATTGTAA
- a CDS encoding DUF2490 domain-containing protein, with amino-acid sequence MSKSLVKYLYRVICLAFLYLSYPSHAQQKTFDTQVHTWWSNKTIVELNKNWSILNELHFRRSNVIMDWQQFIVRPSIHYSTKMNLNPGLGYTYVLNFPYLENSKPINVPEHNVWQELVWVLGKKKFQFSQRLRIEERFIGMPTEIADNEFVITDYNFSQRLRYKFGVSIQMKKHEKLFLKTFDEVFFDFGNNSSPAGISQNRVYVGMSWKFIDKCRLAFGVLDQLIIRNPGNLYENNITTEVSLICKIGHKKE; translated from the coding sequence ATGTCAAAATCTCTTGTCAAATACCTATACAGGGTAATTTGCTTAGCCTTTTTATATCTGAGCTATCCTTCTCATGCCCAGCAAAAAACATTCGATACGCAAGTTCATACATGGTGGAGCAACAAAACAATTGTCGAACTGAATAAAAATTGGTCCATCCTCAATGAATTACATTTTCGCCGTTCAAATGTGATTATGGATTGGCAACAATTTATTGTAAGACCATCCATTCACTATTCTACAAAAATGAATCTTAATCCAGGATTGGGATACACCTACGTTTTAAACTTTCCTTATCTGGAAAATTCAAAACCAATTAATGTTCCTGAACACAATGTTTGGCAAGAACTAGTTTGGGTACTTGGCAAAAAGAAGTTTCAATTTTCCCAACGATTGAGAATTGAAGAGAGATTCATTGGGATGCCAACTGAAATAGCAGACAATGAATTTGTTATAACTGATTACAATTTCAGTCAAAGGCTTCGCTATAAATTTGGTGTATCTATACAAATGAAAAAACACGAAAAGCTTTTTCTAAAGACTTTTGACGAAGTGTTTTTTGACTTTGGGAATAATTCATCACCTGCAGGAATTAGCCAAAACCGAGTATATGTTGGAATGAGCTGGAAGTTCATAGATAAATGCAGATTGGCCTTTGGGGTACTGGATCAATTAATTATTAGAAATCCGGGCAATCTTTATGAAAACAACATCACCACAGAGGTGTCTTTAATCTGCAAGATTGGCCACAAAAAAGAATGA
- a CDS encoding RNA-binding S4 domain-containing protein, translating to MARIDKYLWAVRLYKTRSLAATDVKNGKVMVNGEEVKAAKELKIGDHLSIKKNTAIFEYEVVDLLEKRVGAKLVEQYLRDITPEEEIEKYKQYQEAQRDYRQLGYGKPTKKDRRNIRKFLDD from the coding sequence ATGGCAAGAATTGATAAATATCTGTGGGCCGTAAGGCTTTATAAGACAAGGAGTTTGGCTGCAACTGATGTCAAAAATGGCAAAGTAATGGTGAATGGTGAAGAAGTGAAAGCTGCCAAAGAATTGAAGATAGGGGATCATCTGTCTATTAAAAAAAATACAGCCATTTTTGAGTATGAAGTTGTCGATTTATTGGAGAAAAGGGTTGGTGCAAAATTGGTGGAACAATATTTAAGAGATATCACGCCTGAAGAAGAAATTGAGAAATACAAACAGTATCAAGAAGCTCAAAGAGACTACCGCCAATTGGGATATGGCAAACCCACCAAAAAAGACAGACGCAACATTCGTAAGTTTTTAGATGATTGA